Proteins encoded together in one Bacteroides ovatus window:
- a CDS encoding acetate--CoA ligase family protein, producing MITTQLLRPESIVVVGASNNVHKPGGAILKNLINGGYQGELRAVNPKEKEVQGVPAFADVNDLPDTDLAVLAVPASMCPDMVETLASKKQTRAFIILSAGFGEETHEGALLEERILETVNKYGASLIGPNCIGLMNTWHHSVFSQPIPNLNPKGVDLISSSGATAVFILESAVTKGLQFNSVWSVGNAKQIGVEDVLQFMDENFDPETDSHLKLLYIESIQNPDRLLFHASSLIRKGCKIAAIKAGSSESGSRAASSHTGAIASSDSAVEALFRKAGIVRCFSREELTTVGCVFTLPELKGKNFAIITHAGGPGVMLTDALSKGGLNVPKLEGEVAEELKAQLFPGAAVGNPIDILATGTPEHLRLCIDYCEEKLDNIDAMMAIFGTPGLVTMFEMYDVLHEKMQTCKKPIFPILPSINTAGAEVSAFLAKGHVNFADEVTLGTALSRIVNAPKPAVPEIELFGVDVPRIRRIIDSIPEDGYIAPNYVQALLHAAGIPLVDEFVSDNKEEIVAFARRCGFPVVAKVVGPVHKSDVGGVVLNIKSEQHLALEFDRMMQILDARAIMVQPMLKGTELFVGAKYEEKFGHVVLCGLGGIFVEVLKDVSSGLAPLSYEEAYSMIHSLRAYKIIQGTRGQKGVNEDKFAEIIVRLSTLLRFATEIKEMDINPLLATEKAVVAVDARIRIEK from the coding sequence ATGATAACAACCCAGTTGCTTCGTCCTGAAAGCATTGTCGTAGTAGGGGCATCGAATAATGTGCATAAGCCGGGTGGCGCAATATTAAAGAATTTGATAAACGGAGGTTATCAGGGAGAACTTCGGGCGGTGAATCCGAAGGAAAAGGAAGTGCAGGGAGTTCCCGCCTTTGCGGATGTGAATGATCTGCCGGACACAGATCTGGCGGTGTTGGCTGTGCCTGCTTCGATGTGTCCTGATATGGTGGAAACATTGGCTAGCAAGAAACAAACCAGGGCATTTATTATACTCTCGGCTGGTTTTGGTGAAGAAACCCACGAAGGGGCGCTGTTGGAAGAACGTATTTTGGAAACAGTTAATAAATACGGCGCTTCACTGATTGGTCCTAATTGCATTGGATTGATGAATACATGGCATCATAGTGTATTCAGCCAGCCGATTCCTAACTTAAACCCCAAAGGGGTGGACTTGATTTCCAGCTCCGGTGCTACGGCGGTATTTATTCTCGAAAGTGCCGTAACAAAAGGTTTGCAGTTCAATTCAGTCTGGTCGGTGGGAAACGCCAAGCAGATCGGTGTAGAAGATGTATTGCAATTTATGGATGAGAACTTCGATCCCGAAACGGATTCTCATCTGAAACTACTCTATATTGAAAGTATTCAGAATCCGGACAGGCTGTTATTTCATGCTTCGTCTTTGATTAGAAAAGGGTGCAAGATTGCGGCAATCAAAGCCGGAAGTTCGGAGAGCGGAAGCCGGGCGGCATCTTCCCATACAGGAGCAATCGCCAGTTCCGATTCGGCAGTAGAGGCTTTGTTCCGTAAAGCAGGCATTGTGCGTTGCTTCTCTCGTGAAGAATTGACTACTGTGGGTTGCGTGTTTACTTTACCCGAATTGAAAGGAAAGAATTTTGCCATTATCACTCATGCCGGAGGGCCGGGAGTGATGCTGACAGATGCGTTGAGTAAAGGCGGACTGAATGTGCCTAAGCTGGAGGGAGAAGTAGCCGAGGAACTAAAAGCTCAACTATTTCCCGGTGCTGCCGTCGGAAATCCTATTGATATTCTGGCTACCGGAACACCGGAACATCTGCGCCTTTGCATTGACTACTGCGAGGAAAAGCTTGACAATATAGACGCCATGATGGCTATCTTCGGAACTCCGGGATTGGTTACTATGTTTGAAATGTATGATGTGCTTCACGAAAAGATGCAGACTTGCAAGAAACCGATTTTTCCCATTCTTCCTTCCATTAATACAGCCGGAGCAGAGGTTTCCGCCTTCCTGGCAAAAGGGCATGTGAATTTTGCAGACGAAGTGACCTTGGGTACTGCCCTTTCACGTATCGTCAATGCTCCTAAACCGGCAGTTCCTGAAATAGAACTGTTCGGAGTGGACGTTCCGAGGATTCGTCGTATTATTGATTCTATTCCGGAGGATGGTTATATCGCTCCCAATTATGTACAGGCATTGTTGCACGCTGCCGGTATTCCGTTGGTAGATGAATTTGTTTCCGACAATAAAGAGGAGATAGTAGCTTTTGCCCGTCGGTGCGGATTTCCGGTAGTTGCCAAGGTTGTTGGTCCTGTGCACAAATCAGATGTCGGTGGTGTCGTTTTGAACATTAAAAGTGAGCAACATCTGGCACTGGAATTCGATCGTATGATGCAGATACTTGATGCAAGAGCAATTATGGTACAGCCGATGCTGAAAGGTACGGAACTGTTTGTTGGCGCAAAATATGAAGAGAAGTTCGGTCACGTGGTACTTTGTGGTTTGGGAGGTATTTTTGTGGAGGTGCTGAAAGATGTATCTTCCGGTTTGGCTCCGCTTTCTTACGAAGAAGCTTATTCAATGATTCATTCTTTGCGTGCTTATAAAATCATTCAGGGAACACGTGGGCAAAAGGGAGTCAACGAAGATAAATTTGCTGAAATTATTGTCCGTTTGTCCACTTTACTACGTTTCGCTACAGAGATCAAAGAAATGGATATAAATCCGCTCTTAGCAACAGAAAAGGCCGTTGTAGCAGTTGACGCGCGTATCAGGATAGAAAAATAG
- the metG gene encoding methionine--tRNA ligase, which translates to MEKKFKRTTVTSALPYANGPVHIGHLAGVYVPADIYVRYLRLKKEDVLFIGGSDEHGVPITIRAKKEGITPQDVVDRYHSLIKKSFEEFGISFDVYSRTTSPTHHQLASDFFKTLYDKGEFIEKTSEQYYDEEAKTFLADRYITGECPHCHSEGAYGDQCEKCGTSLSPTDLINPKSAISGSKPVMKETKHWYLPLDKHEGWLRKWILEDHKEWRPNVYGQCKSWLDMGLQPRAVSRDLDWGIPVPVEGAEGKVLYVWFDAPIGYISNTKELLPDSWETWWKDPETRLIHFIGKDNIVFHCIVFPAMLKAEGSYILPDNVPSNEFLNLEGDKISTSRNWAVWLHEYLADFPGKQDVLRYVLTANAPETKDNDFTWKDFQARNNNELVAVYGNFVNRAMVLTQKYFDGRVPAQGELTDYDKETLKEFADVKAEVEKLLDVFKFRDAQKEAMNLARIGNKYLADTEPWKLAKTDMERVGTILNISLQLVANLAIAFDPFLPFSSEKLRKMLNMDTFEWSELGRDNLLPVGHQLNKPELLFEKIEDATIEAQVQKLLDTKKANEEANYKANPIRPNIEFDDFTKLDIRVGTILECQKVPKADKLLQFKIDDGLETRTIVSGIAKHYQPEELVGKQVCFIANLAPRKLKGIISEGMILSAENNDGSLAVIMPGREVKPGSEVK; encoded by the coding sequence ATGGAAAAGAAATTCAAAAGAACCACCGTCACATCGGCACTGCCGTATGCGAACGGTCCTGTCCATATCGGTCACTTGGCTGGTGTATACGTACCAGCAGACATTTATGTGCGTTATCTGCGTCTGAAAAAAGAAGATGTATTATTCATCGGAGGTTCGGACGAGCACGGGGTACCTATCACGATTCGTGCCAAGAAAGAAGGAATTACTCCGCAGGATGTAGTAGACCGTTATCATTCGCTGATAAAAAAATCATTCGAAGAATTCGGTATCTCATTCGACGTGTATAGCCGCACCACTTCACCGACGCATCACCAATTGGCTTCGGATTTCTTCAAAACATTATACGATAAAGGCGAATTCATCGAGAAAACGTCTGAACAATATTACGACGAGGAAGCAAAAACATTCCTTGCCGACCGTTATATCACTGGAGAATGTCCCCACTGCCATTCCGAAGGCGCTTACGGCGACCAATGCGAAAAATGCGGAACCTCACTTTCTCCTACGGATCTTATCAACCCGAAAAGTGCTATCAGCGGCAGCAAACCGGTGATGAAAGAAACCAAACACTGGTATCTTCCTCTCGACAAGCACGAAGGATGGCTGCGCAAATGGATTCTGGAAGATCACAAAGAATGGCGTCCGAACGTATACGGCCAATGCAAAAGCTGGCTCGACATGGGACTGCAACCACGTGCCGTGAGCCGTGACCTCGACTGGGGTATCCCTGTTCCCGTAGAAGGAGCAGAAGGAAAAGTGCTTTATGTATGGTTTGACGCACCTATCGGCTACATATCCAACACCAAAGAACTTCTCCCCGACAGCTGGGAAACCTGGTGGAAAGATCCTGAAACCCGCCTGATCCATTTCATCGGAAAAGACAACATCGTGTTCCACTGCATCGTATTCCCCGCCATGCTGAAAGCAGAAGGCAGCTATATCCTGCCGGACAACGTGCCGAGCAACGAATTCCTTAACCTCGAAGGAGACAAAATCTCCACTTCCCGCAACTGGGCTGTATGGTTGCACGAATACCTGGCGGACTTCCCCGGCAAACAGGACGTACTCCGCTACGTACTGACCGCCAACGCACCGGAAACAAAAGACAACGACTTCACCTGGAAAGACTTCCAGGCACGCAATAACAACGAACTGGTAGCCGTATACGGCAACTTCGTGAACCGTGCAATGGTATTGACTCAAAAATACTTCGACGGGCGCGTACCTGCACAAGGTGAACTGACCGACTACGACAAGGAAACACTGAAAGAATTTGCAGACGTAAAAGCAGAAGTGGAAAAACTGCTCGACGTATTCAAATTCCGCGACGCACAGAAAGAAGCCATGAACCTGGCACGTATCGGCAACAAATACCTGGCCGACACCGAACCGTGGAAACTGGCAAAAACAGATATGGAGCGTGTAGGTACCATCCTCAACATCTCCCTGCAACTGGTTGCCAACCTTGCCATCGCTTTCGACCCGTTCCTGCCGTTCAGCTCGGAAAAACTCCGCAAAATGCTGAACATGGATACTTTCGAATGGTCTGAATTGGGACGTGACAACCTTCTCCCTGTAGGTCACCAGTTGAACAAACCGGAATTATTGTTCGAAAAGATTGAAGACGCTACTATCGAAGCACAAGTACAAAAATTGCTCGATACAAAGAAAGCAAACGAAGAAGCCAATTACAAGGCTAATCCAATCCGTCCGAACATCGAATTCGACGACTTCACGAAACTGGATATCCGTGTAGGTACCATTCTTGAATGTCAGAAAGTGCCGAAAGCGGATAAATTGCTGCAATTCAAAATCGACGACGGACTGGAAACACGTACCATCGTATCGGGCATTGCCAAGCATTATCAACCGGAAGAACTGGTAGGCAAACAGGTTTGCTTCATCGCCAACCTTGCTCCGCGCAAACTGAAAGGCATCATCAGCGAAGGCATGATTCTAAGTGCCGAAAACAACGACGGCAGTCTGGCAGTTATCATGCCGGGACGTGAGGTGAAGCCGGGTAGCGAAGTAAAATAA
- a CDS encoding lipopolysaccharide biosynthesis protein, with protein MSENQSLKEKTAKGLFWGGFSNGIQQLLNLLFGIFLARLLTPADYGMVGMLAIFSLIASSIQESGFTAALVNKKEVTHNDYNAVFWFNAAISLSLYLLLFLCAPLIADFYHTPELTPLARYSFIGFFIASLGISHSAYLLRNLMVKQRALSSVIGLTVSGITGVILAYFGFSYWGIATQSIVYVAVNTACYWHFTRWRPSLQFNFTPIKEMFGFSGKLLVTNVFNHINNNLFSVILGKFYTEKEVGYYNQANKWCGMGQLFISGMINGVAQPVLTKVSDDLERQKRVFRKMLRFTAFVSFPAMLGLGIVSEELITITITDKWYSSIPIMQILCISGAFTPIAYLYQQLIISKGKSRIYMWNTIALGIILLSGVLLVHSHGIYAMLAVYVSTNILWLLTWHYFVWQEIGLKLRHALIDILPYAVIATTVMVITYYSTRSIENIYLRLASKIVLAAALYVAAMWGSRSVTFKESIQYFIKKKPHEP; from the coding sequence ATGAGCGAGAATCAGTCACTAAAAGAAAAAACAGCCAAAGGACTATTTTGGGGAGGATTCAGCAACGGCATACAGCAGTTGTTAAACCTGCTTTTCGGAATATTCCTCGCACGGTTGCTCACTCCGGCAGACTACGGAATGGTGGGAATGTTGGCTATCTTCTCCCTCATTGCCAGTTCGATACAGGAGAGCGGTTTCACAGCCGCCCTTGTCAACAAGAAGGAAGTGACACACAACGATTACAATGCTGTCTTCTGGTTCAATGCGGCCATCAGCTTGTCCTTGTATCTGCTGTTATTCCTGTGCGCACCGCTCATTGCCGATTTTTACCATACTCCCGAACTGACACCACTGGCACGTTATTCCTTCATCGGATTCTTCATAGCCAGCCTGGGAATATCCCACAGTGCCTATCTTCTGCGAAACCTGATGGTGAAACAGCGGGCCCTGTCTTCCGTTATCGGACTTACCGTATCCGGAATCACCGGAGTCATTCTTGCCTACTTCGGTTTCTCTTATTGGGGTATTGCCACGCAAAGCATCGTTTATGTAGCCGTCAACACAGCCTGTTATTGGCATTTCACCCGTTGGCGACCGAGCTTGCAATTCAATTTCACCCCGATTAAGGAAATGTTCGGATTCAGCGGAAAGCTATTGGTAACCAATGTATTCAATCACATCAACAACAACCTGTTCTCTGTGATACTGGGTAAGTTCTACACCGAAAAGGAAGTAGGATATTACAACCAGGCCAATAAATGGTGCGGCATGGGACAGCTCTTTATATCCGGCATGATAAACGGAGTGGCGCAACCGGTACTCACCAAAGTGTCGGACGACCTTGAACGGCAAAAACGGGTATTCCGCAAAATGCTGCGTTTCACCGCTTTCGTCTCGTTTCCCGCCATGCTCGGACTGGGAATCGTATCAGAAGAACTGATTACCATCACCATCACCGACAAGTGGTATTCCAGCATACCCATCATGCAGATTCTGTGTATCAGCGGAGCCTTCACTCCCATTGCATACCTCTATCAGCAACTCATCATCAGCAAAGGAAAATCCCGCATCTATATGTGGAACACCATAGCGCTCGGCATTATTCTACTGTCAGGCGTTCTGTTAGTCCATTCACACGGGATCTATGCCATGCTCGCCGTCTATGTATCCACCAATATACTGTGGCTACTGACGTGGCACTACTTCGTATGGCAAGAAATCGGACTAAAGCTACGCCATGCACTGATAGACATACTTCCATACGCTGTCATTGCCACCACCGTCATGGTAATCACCTATTACTCCACCCGTTCCATCGAGAATATTTATCTCCGCCTGGCAAGCAAGATAGTGCTCGCAGCAGCACTCTACGTAGCCGCCATGTGGGGCAGCCGTTCGGTCACCTTTAAAGAAAGCATCCAGTATTTCATCAAAAAGAAGCCACATGAACCCTAA
- a CDS encoding phosphorylcholine transferase LicD has protein sequence MNKKYTAEELDLLHTELYDILGETIRVCQKHNIPYFVIGGTAIGALYDQAILPWDDDIDIGMTRENYNKFLKVAPGELGPSYFLSWIETDPHTPYYFAKVKKNDTLFVEEMFKNVPMHPGIFVDIFPFDKIPDNKLLRRIQSEALGFLKCCLMGKEIWMWKHFGTCEIENPTNRGAFSCFLNRVVDLLFSKKAIYRMLVSVQSCFNSRNTRYYNNVMATADHVTVESIRHLQPVKFGPLTVTAPDDLEGFLRYNYPTLHRFTEEEQEKVNNHYPAALSFSTTPKQEL, from the coding sequence ATGAACAAGAAATATACAGCCGAAGAGCTTGATTTATTACATACCGAACTCTACGACATATTGGGAGAAACCATCCGGGTGTGTCAGAAGCACAACATTCCCTATTTTGTGATTGGCGGCACGGCAATCGGTGCACTCTACGACCAGGCGATTCTCCCCTGGGATGATGATATTGACATAGGCATGACGCGGGAGAACTACAACAAATTTCTGAAAGTAGCTCCCGGGGAACTGGGTCCTTCCTACTTCCTTTCATGGATAGAGACAGACCCTCATACCCCGTATTATTTTGCCAAAGTCAAGAAAAACGACACCCTTTTTGTAGAAGAAATGTTCAAGAATGTCCCGATGCATCCGGGCATTTTTGTCGATATATTCCCATTCGACAAGATTCCCGACAACAAGCTGCTGCGAAGAATACAATCCGAAGCACTCGGCTTCCTCAAATGCTGCCTGATGGGAAAAGAGATATGGATGTGGAAACACTTCGGTACATGTGAAATAGAGAACCCCACGAACCGGGGAGCCTTCTCCTGTTTCCTGAACAGGGTAGTCGACCTACTTTTCTCTAAAAAAGCAATCTACCGCATGCTGGTGTCAGTTCAAAGCTGTTTCAACTCACGAAACACCCGTTACTATAACAACGTAATGGCCACTGCCGACCACGTAACCGTAGAAAGCATCCGCCACCTGCAACCCGTGAAATTCGGCCCTCTCACAGTGACCGCCCCCGACGACCTGGAAGGATTTTTGCGTTACAACTATCCAACCCTGCATCGATTTACAGAAGAAGAGCAGGAAAAAGTGAACAACCACTATCCTGCCGCCCTGTCATTCAGTACAACCCCAAAACAAGAACTATGA
- a CDS encoding glycosyltransferase family 4 protein codes for MAEKKQAPLNKLLTIYFYHTRLTRESYEEWKEYKFPGHILYGLPLLENYGIHSVMHKCKYFSGRLKLMLYATKEILFCKEKYDVLYATSFRGIEPVIFLRALGLYRKPIVIWHHTAVVTNPKPWREQISRLFYKGIDQMFLFSRKLIQDSQKTRKAPSHKLKLIHWGPDLPFYDHLLAEMPDRKPEGFISTGKENRDVDTLLQAFAATNEKLDLYIAVSCGNINYKKIIDPYALPDSIRIHYTDGVIPYELGKLVARKSCIVICCLDFPYTVGLTTLVEAFALGIPVICSRNPNFEIDIDKEGIGITVEYNDVQGWIDAIRYIADHPEEARRMGENARKLAEERFNLEIFSREIAESLLEISNISSKNRTFA; via the coding sequence ATGGCTGAAAAGAAACAAGCACCACTAAATAAGTTGCTTACTATTTATTTTTACCATACCCGCCTCACACGGGAAAGCTACGAGGAATGGAAAGAATATAAATTCCCCGGACACATCTTATACGGACTTCCTTTACTGGAGAATTACGGAATACACTCCGTGATGCACAAATGCAAATATTTCTCCGGCCGTCTGAAACTCATGCTTTACGCCACCAAAGAGATTCTCTTCTGCAAGGAGAAATACGACGTCCTCTACGCCACCTCTTTCCGGGGTATAGAGCCCGTCATCTTCCTCCGTGCACTGGGACTGTACCGCAAGCCCATCGTGATCTGGCATCATACGGCTGTCGTCACCAATCCCAAACCGTGGCGCGAACAAATCTCCCGCCTTTTCTACAAAGGTATAGACCAAATGTTCCTGTTCAGTCGGAAACTGATTCAGGACTCGCAGAAAACCCGGAAAGCACCGTCCCACAAACTGAAACTCATCCATTGGGGACCGGATCTTCCTTTCTACGACCACCTGCTTGCAGAAATGCCCGACCGGAAGCCCGAAGGATTTATCTCCACCGGCAAAGAAAACCGGGACGTAGACACCTTGCTCCAGGCATTTGCCGCAACGAACGAGAAACTGGATTTGTACATTGCCGTCTCATGCGGTAACATCAACTATAAAAAGATCATCGACCCGTATGCATTGCCCGACTCCATTCGCATCCATTATACCGACGGAGTGATTCCCTACGAACTGGGGAAACTGGTGGCACGCAAAAGCTGTATCGTGATCTGCTGCCTGGACTTCCCCTATACCGTAGGACTGACCACGCTCGTGGAAGCATTCGCCCTCGGCATCCCCGTCATCTGTTCGCGCAACCCCAACTTCGAAATAGACATCGACAAGGAAGGAATAGGCATCACCGTAGAATATAACGACGTACAAGGCTGGATAGACGCTATCCGCTACATCGCCGACCACCCCGAAGAGGCACGGCGCATGGGAGAGAATGCCCGCAAACTGGCGGAAGAACGTTTCAACCTCGAAATCTTTTCACGCGAAATAGCAGAAAGCTTGCTGGAAATATCAAACATTTCCTCTAAAAACCGTACATTTGCATAA
- a CDS encoding glycosyltransferase family 4 protein produces MRVLIINTSERIGGAAIAASRLMESLKNNGIKAKMLVRDKQTDQISVVRLKSNWLQVWKFMWERIVIWSANRFRRYHLFDVDIANTGTDITSLPEFRQADVIHLHWINQGMLSLNDIRKILTSGKPVVWTMHDMWPCTGICHYARECNNYQQECHDCPYIYKGGGRKDLSYRTFRKKQKLYSYAPIHFVTCSHWLKEQAQTSALFEGKSVTNIPNAINTNLFKPMNKKEARAKFMLPEGKKLVLFGSLKITDKRKGVDYLIGACKLLAEKHPEWKDSLGVVVFGNQSQQLQEQLPFHVYPLPYIKNEHEVVNIYNAVDLFAIPSLEENLPNMIMEAMACGVPCVGFNVGGIPEMIDHLHNGYVAQYKSSEDFANGIHWILTEPEYNELSAQACRKVLGNYSESIVAKKYTDVYNKITGKYA; encoded by the coding sequence ATGAGAGTCCTGATTATAAATACATCTGAACGAATAGGAGGAGCAGCCATCGCAGCAAGCCGGTTGATGGAGTCACTGAAAAACAACGGCATCAAAGCCAAAATGCTGGTACGTGACAAACAGACCGACCAAATCAGTGTTGTCCGCTTAAAAAGTAACTGGTTGCAAGTGTGGAAGTTCATGTGGGAACGGATTGTGATCTGGAGTGCCAACCGTTTCCGGCGTTACCATTTGTTTGACGTAGACATCGCCAACACAGGTACAGACATCACCTCACTCCCGGAATTCCGCCAGGCCGACGTGATCCATCTGCATTGGATCAACCAGGGAATGCTCTCACTGAACGATATACGAAAGATACTGACCTCCGGCAAACCCGTAGTCTGGACCATGCACGATATGTGGCCATGCACCGGCATCTGCCATTACGCACGGGAGTGCAACAACTATCAGCAGGAATGTCACGACTGTCCGTACATCTACAAAGGCGGGGGACGAAAGGATTTATCCTATCGCACGTTCCGCAAAAAACAAAAGTTATACAGCTACGCTCCCATTCATTTCGTCACGTGCAGCCATTGGCTGAAGGAACAAGCCCAGACCAGTGCATTATTTGAAGGGAAAAGCGTGACCAATATTCCGAACGCTATTAATACCAACTTGTTCAAACCCATGAACAAGAAGGAAGCGCGTGCCAAATTCATGTTGCCGGAAGGTAAGAAACTAGTTTTGTTCGGCTCATTAAAGATCACCGATAAACGAAAAGGGGTCGACTATCTGATTGGGGCATGCAAACTGTTAGCAGAAAAGCATCCGGAATGGAAAGACTCACTGGGTGTAGTCGTATTCGGCAACCAGTCGCAGCAGTTACAGGAACAACTTCCTTTCCATGTATACCCGCTCCCTTATATCAAAAATGAGCATGAAGTAGTGAATATCTACAATGCCGTAGACCTCTTCGCCATCCCGTCTCTGGAAGAGAATCTTCCCAATATGATTATGGAAGCAATGGCCTGTGGAGTGCCTTGTGTCGGTTTTAATGTGGGAGGTATCCCCGAAATGATCGATCATCTGCACAACGGCTACGTGGCACAATACAAATCCTCGGAAGATTTTGCCAACGGCATACATTGGATATTGACGGAACCGGAATACAACGAACTCTCTGCACAGGCCTGCCGCAAGGTTCTGGGTAATTATTCGGAGAGTATCGTTGCAAAGAAATATACAGATGTCTACAATAAAATAACGGGGAAATATGCATAG
- a CDS encoding glycosyltransferase family 2 protein yields the protein MHSVHPTPKFSIITVTYNAEKVLEDTIQSVISQTYHHIEYIIVDGASKDGTLSIINRYRSRIHTVVSEPDKGLYDAMNKGIALASGDYLCFLNAGDCFHEDDTLQQMVHTINGSELPDVLYGETAIVDQDRHFLRMRRLSAPETLTWKSFKQGMLVCHQAFFPRHTLVEPYNLKYRFSADFDWCIRIMKKARTLHNTHLTIIDYLDEGMTTRNQKASLKERFRIMAKHYGLIGTVAHHIWFVIRAVIHR from the coding sequence ATGCATAGTGTCCATCCTACTCCCAAGTTCTCTATCATTACGGTGACATACAATGCTGAAAAGGTATTGGAAGACACGATTCAAAGTGTAATTTCACAAACCTATCATCATATAGAATATATTATCGTGGATGGAGCTTCCAAGGATGGAACCCTCTCTATTATCAACCGCTACCGGTCACGCATACACACCGTCGTCAGCGAACCCGACAAAGGACTGTATGACGCTATGAATAAGGGCATCGCCCTTGCCAGCGGTGATTATCTCTGTTTCCTGAACGCGGGCGACTGTTTTCACGAGGACGACACACTACAACAAATGGTGCATACCATCAACGGCAGCGAACTGCCCGATGTGCTTTACGGAGAAACCGCTATCGTAGACCAGGACAGGCATTTCCTGCGGATGCGCAGATTGTCCGCTCCCGAAACGCTTACCTGGAAAAGTTTCAAACAGGGTATGTTAGTCTGCCATCAGGCATTCTTTCCCCGTCATACGCTGGTAGAGCCCTACAACTTGAAATATCGTTTTTCTGCCGATTTCGACTGGTGCATCCGTATTATGAAGAAAGCGCGCACCTTACACAATACCCATCTGACGATTATCGATTATCTGGATGAAGGAATGACTACCCGCAATCAGAAAGCCTCCCTGAAAGAGAGATTTCGCATCATGGCAAAGCACTACGGGTTGATTGGCACCGTAGCACATCATATATGGTTTGTGATCCGTGCGGTGATTCACCGGTAA
- a CDS encoding SGNH/GDSL hydrolase family protein, whose amino-acid sequence MKSKLLLACTILFFCSSFLCGQNQTSKVANSAETNNGAVRHPWQGKRVGYLGDSITDPNCYGDKIKKYWDFLQEWLGITPYVYGISGRQWNDVPRQAEKLKQEHGGEVDAILILMGTNDFNDGVPIGEWFTETEEQVMAARGQVKKLETRKKRTPIMDGNTYKGRINIGIHRLKQLFPDKQIVLLTPLHRSLADFGEKNVQPDENYQNSCGEYVDAYVQAVKEAGNVWGVPVIDFNAVTGLNPMVEEQLIYFYDAGYDRLHPSTKGQIRMARTLMYQLLALPATF is encoded by the coding sequence ATGAAAAGCAAATTATTACTCGCATGTACCATTCTGTTTTTCTGTTCCTCTTTTCTGTGCGGACAGAATCAAACATCTAAAGTTGCAAACTCTGCTGAAACGAATAATGGAGCTGTCCGGCATCCGTGGCAAGGAAAAAGAGTGGGATATTTAGGAGACTCTATTACAGATCCCAACTGCTATGGTGACAAAATAAAGAAATACTGGGATTTCCTGCAGGAATGGCTGGGGATTACTCCTTATGTATATGGTATCAGCGGCAGACAATGGAATGATGTGCCCCGTCAGGCCGAGAAACTAAAGCAGGAACACGGTGGAGAAGTGGATGCTATCTTGATTCTGATGGGTACGAATGATTTTAATGACGGTGTGCCTATCGGAGAGTGGTTTACGGAAACAGAAGAACAGGTGATGGCAGCCCGCGGACAGGTCAAAAAGCTGGAAACCCGCAAGAAACGTACGCCTATAATGGATGGAAACACGTATAAAGGACGTATCAACATCGGAATCCACAGGCTGAAACAACTGTTTCCGGATAAGCAGATTGTACTATTAACCCCGTTGCACCGCTCACTGGCGGATTTTGGAGAGAAGAACGTGCAACCGGATGAAAACTATCAGAATAGTTGTGGTGAATATGTGGATGCCTACGTGCAGGCCGTCAAGGAAGCCGGTAATGTGTGGGGAGTGCCCGTAATTGATTTTAATGCGGTAACCGGGCTGAACCCGATGGTGGAAGAGCAACTGATTTACTTCTACGACGCAGGATATGACCGTTTACATCCTAGTACAAAGGGGCAGATACGTATGGCACGTACGCTGATGTACCAGTTGCTTGCGTTGCCTGCAACATTTTAA